Proteins found in one Toxotes jaculatrix isolate fToxJac2 chromosome 18, fToxJac2.pri, whole genome shotgun sequence genomic segment:
- the mchr1b gene encoding melanin-concentrating hormone receptor 1: MDFALISNSSISPSSPETPEEDHEQYNNVLMPSIFGVICFFGIVGNCIVIYTIVKKTKLCSQQTVPDIFIFSLSIADLLFLLGMPFLIHQLVGNGSWCFGGTMCTVITALDSNSQIVSTYILTVMTLDRYLATVHPIRFKHVRTPFMARAAVALVWVFSLVSITPVWMYTGLMRLKDGSVGCALLLPNPATDTYWFTLYQFFLAFALPLVVICGVFFKILQNMSATVAPLPQRSLRVRTRKVTCMAVAICLAFFICWAPYYILQLAHLGVQRPTFAFLYAYNIAISMGYANSCINPFIYIILSETFKRQVIVAIQPSHRVFRVAPAPADGSMSLRMAADSFHPSHSQSSRELLHNMLPVTVAVH; this comes from the exons ATGGACTTTGCCCTAATATCGAATTCATCTATTTCACCCTCCAGTCCAGAGACTCCAGAAGAAG ATCATGAGCAGTACAACAATGTGCTCATGCCCAGCATCTTTGGTGTCATATGTTTCTTTGGGATCGTTGGAAACTGTATCGTTATCTACACCATTGTGAAGAAGACCAAGCTCTGCTCTCAACAAACAGTTCCAGACATATTTATCTTCAGTTTGTCCATCGCAgacctcctctttctccttggCATGCCTTTTCTAATTCACCAGCTTGTGGGCAATGGCTCCTGGTGCTTCGGTGGCACCATGTGCACTGTCATCACAGCTCTTGACTCCAACAGCCAGATTGTCAGTACATACATCCTGACTGTAATGACTCTGGATCGCTATCTGGCCACTGTGCACCCCATCCGCTTCAAACATGTTCGAACCCCTTTCATGGCCAGGGCGGCAGTCGCTCTGGTGTGGGTGTTTTCTCTGGTCTCCATCACTCCGGTCTGGATGTACACAGGACTCATGCGTCTCAAGGATGGCTCGGTCGGCTGTGCCCTCCTGCTGCCCAACCCGGCCACAGATACATACTGGTTCACCCTCTACCAGTTCTTCTTGGCCTTTGCTCTACCTTTGGTGGTCATCTGTGGGGTCTTCTTCAAGATTCTGCAAAACATGTCAGCTACAGTTGCCCCACTGCCCCAGCGCAGCCTGAGGGTGCGGACACGAAAGGTGACCTGTATGGCAGTGGCCATTTGCCTGGCATTCTTTATTTGCTGGGCCCCCTACTACATCTTGCAGCTGGCCCACCTGGGAGTGCAACGGCCCACCTTTGCTTTCCTGTATGCCTACAACATTGCAATCAGCATGGGCTACGCCAACAGCTGCATTAATCCATTTATCTACATCATTTTAAGTGAAACCTTTAAGAGGCAGGTCATTGTAGCCATTCAGCCGTCTCACAGGGTTTTCAGAGTCGCCCCTGCTCCTGCTGATGGCAGTATGAGTCTGAGAATGGCAGCAGACAGCTTCCATCCATCTCACTCACAGTCATCAAGGGAACTGCTTCATAACATGCTGCCTGTTACTGTGGCTGTGCACTGA